One window from the genome of Paracoccus zhejiangensis encodes:
- the ruvB gene encoding Holliday junction branch migration DNA helicase RuvB yields the protein MNQPDPTLRPERLEGEPEDRALRPQALTDFVGQAEARANLRVFIESARMRGQAMDHTLFHGPPGLGKTTLAQIMARELGVNFRMTSGPVLARAGDLAAILTNLEARDVLFIDEIHRMNPAVEEVLYPAMEDFELDLVIGEGPAARTVRIELQPFTLVGATTRLGLLTTPLRDRFGIPTRLQFYEVAELDQIVQRGARMMGIKADPDGTLEIARRARGTPRIAGRLLRRVVDFALVEGDGHLDRAIADSALTRLGVDDLGLDGADRRYLTLMAEHYGGGPVGVETLSAALSESRDAIEEVIEPYLLQQGLIARTPRGRQLAPRAWRHLGIAAPRTDLFDD from the coding sequence ATGAATCAACCTGACCCGACCCTGCGCCCCGAGCGGCTTGAGGGCGAGCCCGAGGACCGGGCGCTGCGTCCTCAGGCGCTGACCGATTTTGTCGGTCAGGCCGAGGCGCGGGCCAATCTGCGGGTCTTCATCGAAAGCGCCCGGATGCGCGGGCAGGCGATGGACCACACGCTGTTTCATGGGCCCCCGGGCCTCGGCAAGACCACGCTGGCGCAGATCATGGCGCGCGAGCTGGGGGTGAATTTCCGCATGACCTCCGGGCCCGTTCTGGCGCGGGCGGGCGATCTGGCGGCGATCCTGACCAACTTGGAAGCGCGCGATGTTCTTTTCATCGACGAGATCCACCGGATGAACCCGGCGGTCGAGGAGGTGCTGTATCCGGCGATGGAGGATTTCGAGCTGGATCTGGTCATCGGTGAAGGCCCTGCCGCCCGCACCGTCCGGATCGAGTTGCAACCCTTCACGCTGGTCGGCGCGACCACGCGGCTAGGGCTCTTGACCACGCCGCTCCGCGACCGTTTCGGCATTCCGACGAGGCTGCAATTCTACGAGGTGGCCGAGCTCGACCAGATCGTCCAGCGCGGGGCGCGGATGATGGGGATCAAGGCCGATCCCGATGGCACGCTGGAGATTGCCCGCCGCGCCCGTGGCACGCCCCGCATCGCCGGGCGGCTGTTGCGCCGGGTGGTAGATTTCGCACTGGTCGAGGGCGACGGCCATCTGGACCGCGCCATCGCCGATTCTGCGCTGACCCGGTTGGGCGTCGATGATCTGGGCCTTGACGGTGCCGACCGCCGTTACCTGACCTTGATGGCCGAGCATTACGGCGGCGGGCCGGTCGGGGTGGAAACCCTGTCGGCGGCCTTGTCGGAAAGCCGCGATGCCATCGAGGAGGTGATCGAGCCCTACCTGCTGCAGCAGGGCCTGA
- a CDS encoding M48 family metalloprotease: protein MAGNARTFILMAVMTALLMVLGWMLGGQGGAVIALAVAGAMNLWSYWNSDKAVLRQQNAVQVDRNSAPELFDMVATLAQRAGLPMPAVYVLATEQPNAFATGRNPQNAAVAVTQGLLANMPREELAGVIAHELAHIKNRDTLTMTVTATLAGAIAMLGNMMMFTGGRDGRGGGFGAILAMIFAPLAAGLVQMAISRTREFEADREGAEISGQPLALANALARIATLAGRTLNVPAERNPAAAPLFIINPLHALRADRLFSTHPPTEERIARLQAMARG from the coding sequence ATGGCCGGCAATGCGCGCACCTTTATCCTGATGGCCGTGATGACGGCCCTGCTGATGGTCCTTGGCTGGATGCTGGGCGGGCAGGGCGGTGCCGTGATCGCGCTGGCCGTGGCCGGGGCGATGAACCTCTGGTCCTATTGGAACAGCGACAAGGCGGTGCTGCGCCAGCAGAACGCGGTGCAGGTCGACCGGAACTCGGCGCCGGAACTCTTCGACATGGTGGCGACGCTGGCGCAGCGCGCCGGCCTGCCTATGCCTGCCGTCTATGTGCTGGCGACCGAGCAGCCGAATGCCTTCGCCACCGGCCGCAACCCGCAGAATGCCGCCGTGGCGGTGACGCAAGGCCTGCTGGCCAATATGCCGCGCGAGGAACTGGCGGGCGTGATCGCGCATGAACTGGCCCATATCAAGAACCGAGATACGCTGACCATGACCGTTACCGCGACACTGGCCGGGGCCATCGCCATGCTGGGCAACATGATGATGTTCACCGGCGGACGCGACGGTCGGGGCGGCGGCTTCGGCGCGATCCTTGCCATGATCTTCGCGCCGCTGGCCGCCGGTCTGGTGCAGATGGCGATCTCGCGCACCCGCGAATTCGAGGCCGACCGCGAGGGGGCCGAGATCAGCGGCCAGCCGCTGGCGCTGGCCAATGCGCTGGCTCGCATCGCCACGCTGGCCGGGCGCACGCTGAATGTCCCGGCTGAACGCAACCCGGCAGCAGCACCGCTGTTCATCATCAACCCGCTGCACGCCTTGCGCGCCGACCGGCTGTTCTCGACCCACCCGCCGACCGAGGAACGCATCGCCCGGCTTCAGGCCATGGCGCGTGGCTGA
- the ruvA gene encoding Holliday junction branch migration protein RuvA, with protein MIGRIAGVILHRARDHVLIDVRGVGYIVHVSDRTAASLPPAGQAVALYTDLLVREDLLQLFGFPTMLEKEWHRLLTGVQGVGSKVSLAILGTLGPEGLARAIAIGDWSAVRKAQGVGPKLAQRVVLELKDKAPAVMALGGDLTVEAEGAALVEPDAPATATAPAAPRAPSAAAQSAQAAADALSALANLGYGPSEAAAAVAQSQAEEPGAAVAALIRASLKRLAPKG; from the coding sequence ATGATCGGCCGCATCGCCGGGGTGATCCTGCACCGCGCCCGCGATCATGTGCTGATCGATGTGCGCGGCGTCGGTTATATCGTCCATGTCAGCGACCGCACGGCGGCCAGCCTGCCGCCGGCGGGGCAGGCGGTGGCGCTTTATACCGATCTTCTGGTGCGCGAGGACCTGCTGCAGCTGTTCGGCTTCCCGACCATGCTGGAAAAGGAATGGCACCGGCTACTGACCGGGGTGCAGGGCGTCGGCTCAAAGGTCTCGCTGGCGATCCTCGGCACGCTGGGGCCGGAGGGTCTGGCCCGCGCCATCGCCATCGGCGACTGGTCGGCGGTCAGGAAGGCGCAGGGTGTCGGGCCCAAGCTGGCGCAGCGCGTCGTGCTGGAGCTGAAGGACAAGGCCCCCGCGGTCATGGCGCTTGGCGGCGATCTGACGGTCGAGGCCGAGGGCGCGGCACTGGTCGAACCGGATGCCCCGGCCACGGCGACAGCCCCGGCTGCACCGCGCGCGCCCAGTGCCGCCGCGCAATCGGCGCAGGCGGCGGCGGATGCGCTGTCGGCGCTGGCCAATCTGGGCTATGGTCCCTCCGAGGCGGCGGCGGCGGTGGCGCAGTCGCAGGCCGAGGAACCCGGGGCGGCGGTAGCGGCGCTGATCCGGGCCTCGCTGAAACGTCTGGCACCGAAGGGATAG
- the ruvC gene encoding crossover junction endodeoxyribonuclease RuvC, which yields MRVLGIDPGLRNMGWGVIAVDGSRLRHVANGVIHSEGGDLGPRLVALYRGLCAVIIAHAPDAAAVEQTFVNKDAVGTLKLGQARGIALLAPAEAGLAVGEYAPNAVKKTVVGVGHAAKEQVQHMVRIQLPGVQFDSPDAADALAIAICHARHLQGRNIRVVA from the coding sequence ATGCGGGTACTGGGCATCGACCCGGGTTTGCGGAACATGGGCTGGGGCGTGATCGCCGTTGACGGCTCGCGTCTGCGCCATGTCGCGAACGGGGTGATCCATTCCGAGGGCGGCGATCTGGGGCCGCGTCTGGTCGCGCTCTATCGCGGGCTTTGCGCGGTGATTATCGCCCATGCCCCGGATGCGGCGGCGGTCGAGCAGACCTTCGTGAACAAGGATGCGGTCGGCACGCTGAAGCTGGGCCAGGCGCGGGGGATCGCACTACTGGCCCCGGCCGAGGCCGGGCTGGCGGTGGGCGAATATGCCCCGAACGCGGTGAAGAAGACGGTGGTGGGCGTGGGCCATGCCGCCAAGGAGCAGGTGCAGCACATGGTCCGCATTCAACTGCCTGGTGTCCAGTTCGACAGTCCCGATGCGGCAGACGCCTTGGCCATCGCCATCTGCCACGCCCGGCATCTGCAGGGCCGCAATATCCGGGTGGTCGCATGA
- a CDS encoding monovalent cation/H+ antiporter subunit A, with protein MSPALIAMLPFIGALLPGLLIRSGRDVAAISCGTATLIALIGLLLHIPEILHGGVVTTSFSWLPQIGLAASFRVDGLGLLFGILILGIGLLIITYARFYLSRKDPVGKFYTYLMLFQGAMMGIVLSDNILLLLVFWELTSLSSFLLIGYWRHLPDGRQGARMALTVTGMGGLAMIAGMLILGQIAGSYEIGDILQAKDAIQASPWYFPALILILLGAFTKSAQFPFHFWLPHAMAAPTPVSAYLHSATMVKAGLFLMARLWPVLSGTPEWFWIVSTTGLITMLLGAFIALFKDDLKALLAFSTVSHLGLVTMLLGFGTPEAAVAAVFHIINHATFKAALFMTAGIVDHEAHTRSIARLGGLRKLMPITFAIGTIAALSMAGVAPLNGFISKEMMLYEVDHLERARQVFMVIATLAATFSVAYSLRFIFHVFLGPVRDDYPHKPHDPGLGMWIGPAFLVSLVILIGLFPNTMAGWLVDASATAVTGEAQHAHLALWHGLNNALIMSGIALAGGATLLWLYPAAQAIWRAGPHPEAKTMFQWLIGQTVLGARNLTNGITDGTMPRALAAFTLTSVFCGALAWSTGAVGPVTRPMLPLELVPVIGWIMLIVATGCMVAFHRYRLLALVLVGIVGLIVSVGFAYFSAPDLALTQISVEIVTVILLLLALNFLPKRTAVETTSRRRGTDAFIATLAGVGFGALAYAMMRRDFAFDSIAGYMLETSYKKGGGDNVVNVILVDFRGYDTFGEITVLGIAALVIYALTETLLQGKSSRRLRNWVRDYRRAGDRHPLMLVVATRMLLPISLVVGIYIFLRGHNEPGGGFIAGLVVAIAFLMQYMASGFGWAMDRQRVPYHAMIGAGVVAAAITGVGAWFNGRPFLTSDYGYFKLPFLEEFELATAMGFDLGVFLCVVGAVMLALNSLSRIARHAGGTVNADPMDNIDTKDMTGKEAH; from the coding sequence ATGTCGCCAGCTCTCATCGCCATGCTGCCTTTCATCGGAGCCTTGCTGCCCGGCCTCCTGATCCGATCAGGACGCGACGTGGCCGCGATCAGCTGCGGCACGGCGACACTGATCGCCCTGATCGGGCTTTTGCTGCACATCCCCGAGATCCTGCATGGCGGCGTCGTCACCACCAGCTTCTCGTGGCTGCCGCAGATCGGGCTGGCCGCCAGCTTCCGCGTTGACGGGCTGGGGCTTTTGTTCGGCATCCTGATCCTCGGGATCGGGCTGCTGATCATCACCTATGCCCGGTTCTACCTGTCGCGGAAGGACCCGGTCGGCAAGTTCTATACCTATCTGATGCTGTTCCAGGGCGCGATGATGGGCATCGTCCTGTCGGACAACATCCTGCTTTTGCTGGTGTTCTGGGAGCTGACCTCGCTGAGTTCCTTCCTGCTGATTGGCTATTGGCGGCATCTGCCCGACGGCCGGCAAGGCGCGCGCATGGCGCTGACCGTGACCGGGATGGGCGGTCTGGCGATGATCGCGGGGATGCTGATCCTCGGCCAGATCGCCGGTAGCTACGAGATCGGCGACATCCTTCAGGCGAAGGACGCCATCCAGGCGAGCCCGTGGTATTTCCCGGCGCTGATCCTGATCCTTCTGGGCGCCTTCACCAAATCGGCGCAGTTCCCGTTCCACTTCTGGTTGCCCCACGCCATGGCCGCGCCGACGCCGGTCTCGGCTTATCTGCACAGCGCGACCATGGTGAAGGCCGGGCTGTTCCTGATGGCGCGGCTCTGGCCGGTGCTGTCGGGCACGCCGGAATGGTTCTGGATCGTCTCGACCACCGGCCTGATCACCATGCTGCTCGGCGCCTTCATCGCGCTTTTCAAGGATGATCTGAAGGCGCTCTTGGCCTTCTCGACGGTCAGCCATCTGGGCCTTGTCACCATGCTTCTGGGCTTTGGCACGCCCGAGGCCGCCGTTGCCGCGGTCTTCCACATCATCAACCACGCGACCTTCAAGGCCGCCCTCTTCATGACCGCCGGGATCGTCGATCACGAGGCGCATACCCGTTCGATCGCGCGGCTGGGGGGACTGCGCAAGCTGATGCCGATTACCTTCGCCATCGGTACCATCGCCGCGCTGTCCATGGCCGGGGTGGCACCGCTGAACGGCTTCATCTCGAAAGAGATGATGCTCTACGAGGTCGATCATCTCGAGCGCGCGCGGCAGGTCTTCATGGTCATCGCCACGCTGGCCGCCACCTTCTCGGTCGCCTATTCGCTGCGCTTCATCTTCCACGTCTTCCTCGGCCCGGTGCGCGACGACTATCCGCACAAGCCGCATGATCCGGGTCTCGGCATGTGGATCGGGCCGGCCTTCCTCGTCTCGCTGGTGATCCTGATCGGGTTGTTCCCGAACACCATGGCGGGCTGGCTGGTCGATGCCTCGGCCACCGCAGTGACCGGCGAGGCGCAGCACGCCCATCTGGCGCTGTGGCATGGGTTGAACAATGCGCTGATCATGTCGGGCATCGCGCTGGCCGGCGGCGCCACCCTGCTGTGGCTTTATCCGGCGGCGCAGGCGATCTGGCGCGCGGGTCCGCATCCCGAGGCAAAGACCATGTTCCAATGGCTGATCGGCCAGACGGTACTCGGCGCGCGCAACCTGACCAACGGCATCACCGACGGCACCATGCCCCGCGCGTTGGCGGCCTTTACGCTGACCTCGGTCTTCTGCGGCGCGCTGGCCTGGTCCACCGGCGCGGTCGGCCCGGTGACGCGGCCGATGCTGCCCCTGGAACTGGTGCCGGTCATTGGCTGGATCATGCTGATCGTCGCCACCGGCTGCATGGTCGCCTTCCATCGCTATCGCCTGCTGGCGCTGGTGCTGGTGGGCATTGTCGGGCTGATCGTCTCGGTCGGTTTCGCCTATTTCTCGGCCCCCGACCTCGCGCTGACCCAGATCTCGGTCGAGATCGTCACCGTGATCCTTCTGCTCCTGGCGCTGAACTTCCTGCCCAAGCGCACCGCGGTCGAGACCACCAGCCGCCGGCGCGGCACCGATGCCTTCATCGCCACCTTGGCGGGTGTGGGCTTCGGCGCGCTGGCCTATGCGATGATGCGGCGCGACTTCGCCTTTGACAGCATCGCCGGCTACATGCTGGAAACCAGCTACAAGAAGGGCGGCGGCGACAACGTCGTGAACGTCATCCTGGTGGACTTCCGGGGCTATGATACCTTCGGCGAGATCACCGTCCTGGGGATTGCCGCGCTGGTCATCTACGCGCTGACCGAGACGCTGTTGCAGGGCAAATCCTCGCGCCGGCTGCGCAACTGGGTGCGCGATTACCGCCGCGCCGGCGACCGTCACCCGCTGATGCTGGTGGTGGCGACGCGGATGCTGCTGCCGATCTCGCTGGTCGTCGGCATCTACATCTTCCTGCGCGGCCATAACGAGCCAGGCGGCGGCTTCATCGCCGGCCTGGTCGTCGCCATCGCCTTCCTGATGCAATACATGGCCTCGGGCTTTGGCTGGGCGATGGACCGCCAGCGCGTGCCCTATCACGCCATGATCGGCGCGGGCGTGGTGGCGGCGGCGATCACCGGCGTTGGTGCATGGTTCAACGGTCGGCCCTTCCTCACCTCGGATTACGGCTATTTCAAACTGCCCTTCCTCGAGGAGTTCGAGCTGGCGACCGCCATGGGCTTTGACCTCGGCGTGTTCCTCTGCGTCGTCGGCGCGGTGATGCTGGCGCTGAACTCGCTGTCGCGGATCGCCCGCCATGCCGGGGGCACGGTGAATGCCGACCCGATGGACAATATCGACACCAAGGACATGACCGGAAAGGAGGCGCACTGA
- a CDS encoding Na+/H+ antiporter subunit C produces the protein MEALVATAIGALTAAGVYLILRLRSFAVVLGMTMLTYAINVFLFTSGRLVINQPPILRDHSGNITGYTDPLPQALVLTAIVISFGMTAVVVMMALGAFIEGGDDYINMPEEDRNMPPLLTVEAEEESEIAGQTKGGSA, from the coding sequence ATGGAGGCCCTTGTTGCAACGGCCATTGGCGCGCTGACCGCTGCCGGCGTCTACCTGATCCTGCGCCTGCGCAGCTTCGCGGTGGTGCTGGGCATGACCATGCTGACCTATGCGATCAACGTCTTCCTGTTCACCTCGGGCCGGCTGGTGATCAACCAGCCGCCGATCCTGCGCGATCATTCGGGCAATATCACCGGCTATACCGACCCGCTGCCGCAGGCGCTGGTGCTGACCGCCATCGTGATCTCGTTCGGGATGACCGCCGTGGTGGTGATGATGGCGCTTGGCGCCTTCATCGAGGGCGGTGACGATTACATCAACATGCCCGAAGAAGACCGCAACATGCCGCCGCTGCTGACGGTGGAGGCTGAAGAAGAGTCGGAGATCGCCGGCCAGACGAAGGGTGGCAGCGCATGA